Within the Aeromicrobium sp. Root236 genome, the region GGCCGCCTCGGCCGCGTCGAACTTCCGAGCCGTCAGGAACAGGTCGGCTGCGGCTCGGTCACCGAACCGCGGGATGAGGCTGAGGGAGATGATCGCCGCCGCCAGCCCCAGGCGTACCTCGGTCAGCTGGAACGACACCGACTCGGCCGCGAGGACGATGTCCGCCGCACCGACGATGCCGAGACCACCGGCGCGTACCGGACCGCCCAGCTCGACGACGACCGGCTTGGCCGCGGTCGCGATCTGGCGCTGCAGCGCGACGATCGCCTTGGCACCTTCGGCCATGCCGCCACCGACGGCCTCGGTCATGTCGGCGCCGGAGCAGAACACCGTGCCGGCCGAGCGGATCAGGATCGCCTTGGCGTCCGGGTCGGCGTCGGCCGTGGTCAGGTGGGCCACGAGCTCGGTGACGAGCTGCTTGCTCAGCGCGTTGCGGTTGCGCTCGCTGTCGAGCGTGATCGTCGCAACCTGGTCGGCCACGTCA harbors:
- a CDS encoding enoyl-CoA hydratase-related protein, encoding MTELVHLDVADQVATITLDSERNRNALSKQLVTELVAHLTTADADPDAKAILIRSAGTVFCSGADMTEAVGGGMAEGAKAIVALQRQIATAAKPVVVELGGPVRAGGLGIVGAADIVLAAESVSFQLTEVRLGLAAAIISLSLIPRFGDRAAADLFLTARKFDAAEAAQVGLITRAVPDAELAAEVAQVLADLGEAYPQGLRESKKILNRDLVARIDERGAEVAALSAELFASDEAREAMTAFLSKKG